The genomic DNA GCCAGGTAATACTCCCGCCCCACCCCCCGGAATCACCTTCGCCGTTGCAGACCCCTCTGGTGGCTGTGCTCCTTCCCGATCACACCGGTGCGGCACTCGGCGTGGCTGTGTCCGGCCGCCTTGACCATCGCGGGAACGTCAACAGAATGACGAGTCCCCTCGATCGAGAAGACCGGTGTCGGCACGCGGTTGCATATGGGCCGGGAGACACGTTCTCGGCATCTCCTCCCCCGGTTCCCGGGTCCGTGCCCCGGCACGATCAGCCGCTCGACGCCCACTCATCCCCGTTGCCTCACCACACCAATCAGGTGTTGCGACGACCGGTTGCATCCTCCCCTACGACAACGCCCTGCCGGCGTAAACGATCGGACAATGAAAGACCGAGCTGATCAAGCCTCAGCGACCCCTGAGGAAGCTGTCCGAGGTCGAACCGGTCGTCTCCGCGATTCGAATGGTTCAACCATCGCCGACCGCACATGAGATCGGCTACGTCGGCCCGTCGAATACGAAGCAGTCTCCCGCTACCGGAACACAAATCCCAGGCGGCTCACACAATCTGAGTGCCAATCAAATCTGCGGCGGTGCACGTCCGCCGTGGGCGACACCGGTTGACGCCTCAGGGCCATTGCTGCCGTCAGAACAAGTGCGGTCAAGGCAGCAGGATAACGTTCCGAGCCACCTGGCCACAGGTGCATGCTCCCAGGCCCCACTCGCCTGATTTCGCCCTGGATGCAGCCATCCTTCCGACGTGAATACCCCGCTCGGATGACGCAGGCGAGCGTGCAGAAGGTGGCCAGAAACCATCAACTCGAAGCAGTGGGCGCGGACTAAGGTTTGATCAACAGAGGACGAAGATCAGAACGCTGTGGAGGCGCACAGGCATTGATGGAGGTGGAGCGCTCCGCCCACACCGCGTCCCTTCAGGTCCCCACAGGACTCATCCCGTCCCCGGTCGACTCGCACGACCACGGCTGCCGCACGTCCTGCGCGCTCGTCGTCCGCGCGAGCGACGATCCCGCCGGTGGAAGTGGCACAAGAGTGTCAACCACCCGATAAGGGACGGCCGCTGAGCCCGTTCGACCTATCCCACTCTTCATGCACATCCAGATGTCAGGAGACAGCTCATGGCCGACGAGATGGTTCGTCTCGCCCAAAGATTCGTGAACACCACTTACAACAACGGCGCGACGCTCGGCATATCCAAACTGGACGAGAACGGCGTCACCGGCTGGCCCACCATGTATGCCCTGACCCGGGCGCTCCAGTACGAAATGGGCATCACCGCCCTGTCGGACTCCTTCGGCCCGACCACGCTGTCGACGATCGGCGCGAAGTACGGCAAATTGGATGAAACAACCATCCCCTCGGCGAACTTCTGCCGAATCATCCAGTCCGCCCTGTACTGCAAGGGTTACGACGGCGGCGAGATCGACGGCACGTACAACTCCCGGGTCCAGGCCGCCGTCGAAAAGCTGAACCAGAACATGGGCCTGGGCGTCACGTATCCGGGCAGTTCCCTGTGGCCGAAGGTGGTCAAGGGCCTGTTCAACATGGACGCCTACGTCACCGTCAACAACGGTTCCGACGCCATCCGTTCCATTCAGCAGTGGCTCAACGGCCGGTACATCCTCCGCAAGGACTTCTACGTCATCCCCTGCGACGGCCACCACTCCCGCGACGTCGCCAAGTCGATGCTGTTTGCGATCCAGTACGAGCTGGGCATGGCCGACGGCACCGCGAACGGCGTGTTCGGACCCGGCACGCAGTCCGGCCTGAAGTCCCACACGGTTTCGCTCGGCACCACCGGCACCTGGGCGCAGCTGTTCACCGCGGCAATGATCCTGAACAAGCGGAGCGTTTCCTTCGGGGACTTCACCGCTGACGTGAAGTCCGGCGTGGAGAGCTTCCAGTCGTTCATCAAGCTCTCCGTCACCGGCCAGGGCGACTTCCAGACCTGGGCCTCGCTGCTGGTCTCCTACGGCGACCAGTCCCGCAAGGGCACGGCGTGCGACGGCGTCACGATGGTCACGCCGCCGCGTGCGCAGGCCCTGAAGGACGCCGGCTACAAGTACATCGGCCGCTATCTCTTCAACCCGTCCAGCACGAGCCTGCCGGAGAAGCAGATCCAGCCCGGCGAGCTCGCCACGATCAAGGAGTACGGGCTGCGCTGCTTCCCGATCTTCCAGACGTGGAGCCGCTCGGCCGACTACTTCAGTTACAACCAGGGCACCAACGACGCGTTCAGGGCGATCGAGTGGGCTCAGTACCACGGCTTCAAGGCCGGCACGATCATCTACTTCGCGGTCGACTACGACGCGATGGACGGTGAGGTCACGGACTACGTCATTCCGCACTTCCGCGGCGTCATGCGCACGGTCGGGGAGAACTCCAGCTACGGCGTGGGCGTCTACGGGCCGCGCAACGTGTGCCAGCGTGTCGCGGACGCCGGCTACGCGGCCGCGAGTTTCGTGTCGGACATGTCCAGCGGGTTCTCGGGGAACCTTGGCTATCCGATGCCGACGAACTGGGCATTCGACCAGATCGCCACAGTCACCGTCGGCTCGGGTTCCGGCGCGATCGAGATCGACAACAACATCGCCTCGGGCCGTGACACCGGCCAGGGCGACTTCGATCCCGGCTCCTACACCGATGGCCTGGACGTCGACCTGGACAAGGCCACCTACCAGGACATGATGCTGACGGACGTCCAGAACTATCTGACGTCGATCGGCGTTCCGGAGACCGGTGGCGACGGCTGGACCGACAGTGACTGGGCGACGCTGGGCGGCATCTCCACCACCAAGGCGTTCGAACTCGTGCTGAGCGCGGACTGGCTGTTCACTTCGCTGGCACGGCAGCTCAAGCTCCGTAAGGCCCTGATCCAGGCGCCGGTACTGTGGGAGCTGCGCAAGCTGAACCCCTTGGACTTCGTCGCCGACGAGGCCGTCGAGCACGGTCTGAAGGACGACTCCAGCACCGGTTGGGGGCAGATCTTCGCGTGGGTGACCATCGAGGCCCGCAACTACTGCATGCAGCAGGGCATCATCAACGGAACTCCGCTGACCGACTCCGATGTGCGGGCGGTGTGGGACGACCTCCAGGACCCGACCTACAACATCCGGTCGGTGGCCTATCTGACGCTCTACAACTCGCACCAGCTCGGGATCGCCAGGCCGAGCCTGACCACCAGCCTGGCCGACACCCAGGCCCTGCTGGCCCGGTACAACGGGACCGGTGACGACGCCGAGCAGTACGGCCGCGAGCTGGTCGGCCTGTACAACGTGCTGGAGAACTACAACCAGCTGTCGCGCAACCAATGACCCCGATCACGGGCGTGAATACTGGGGGCATGCGGAAGTGGTTGCCGACAGCCGTGGGCGTGAACCTGGTGCTGGGAATTCCCGGCGTCGTTCCGGTGTGGCTGCTGTCGTATTTCGCGGTGAACTGGCCGCTCGCGGCCGTCGGCTGGACGCAGCGGGAACCGACGGAGAACGACGGCATGCTGCCGTGGCTACTGCTCGGGGGGCCGGTGGTGGCGCTGTTCGCTCTGCTCTGGTGGCTTGCCAACCGCCCTCTACGACGCAGGACAGCGCTGGACCCTCGCCTGTACTGGCCGGTGAGTGCCCTGATGACCCTTGTGCCGTCGATCACACTCATGATCGTTCTTTGAGAAAGGAATTGAAGACGTGCAGAACGAAATGACGAGGCGCACCGTCGTGAAGAGCGCCGCGGTGATCGGTGCCGTGGCCGCGATGGGCTCCTTCGTTCCGGGGACGGCGTCGGCTGCGCCGAAAGGCAAGTCGCAGAAGCTCCCGACGTCCGCGAACGGGTGGATCCTCGAGAAGGAGGCGAACCACGTCTCGACCGTGTGGACGCGCCCGGTGGCAGGCACGGGGCTCAAGGTCGACGTCCGGATCGGGGACGTGGAGCTGATTCTCGTCCACGTGATACGCCGCTTCCACTACGAAGTCGAACAGATCCAGCGGGTCGATCTGGCCGGCTGGCGGGCCATCGGCAAGCTCGACAAGGACCTACCGGAATCGAACCTTGCCTCCGGGACCGCGGTGCAGATCAGACCGGGCGCCGGCGCGAAGGGCGGGCTGTTCCCGTTGCAGGAACTGGTGCTCCGCGACATCCTCGCCGACTGCGAGGGTGTCGTGCGCTGGGGTGGCGACGACAGCACGGTGAACGAATCGCTGTTCTACATCGACGCAGGCCCGAACGACGAGCGGGTGCGCAAGGTCGCGGACAAGCTTCGCGGTTGGGACGCGACACCCGGTGAAGGCGCCGGCGTGGAAGTGAACGTTCTGTCCCCGTCCCGGCGCAGCCGCGCGGATCGTCTGGCCCGCACCCAGCGTTCGGACTGACCCGGCGCCCCGTAGAGGGACGAGTCTCCTCCTCCCCATGGCCTGAGAACCATCGGGAGGGGGAGCCGGGCGGTACTGCCGCGACTCACGCTGCGCCGCCCGGCTCCTCGACAGCGCCACACGACCTCGGGCCCTCGACGGGTGGCCGCGAGGGAGAGGCCGGCCAGGCGCTGAGATGCCGAATCTTCGACCAGGGCATACCGTCCATTTGGTGCGTAGTGCACCATGGGAGGTGCTGATGTCCGCTCTCGTCGTGATCGGTTACGACGGCGCCGGAGGTGACGGCCGGCCTCACGCGCCCGTCAACCTCGTGGGTCTCGTCCCGATCGCGCCCCGTCCCTTCTGATGCCTGTGCCGTCCCGCCGGCGGAAGCCGGGGCGCACTCGGCACCACACGCCCGCCGCGTCCGCCCTACGGCCCGGCCGAGTCGACAGGCCGTCCCCCCGAGTCGTGCGGGCATTCACTCGGACAGCGGGTCGTGCCGCGTCGGCCACCCTGATCGGTACGGCCCTGATGCTCACCGCGCTGCCGCCTGCTGCGCACGCCGGGGCACGCCCGGCCGCTCCCCTTGTTCAGCCGGGTGACGAGAGCTCGGGCGGTCCCGGGCAGTCCGAGGAGTGCGACGCGGATCCTTCTTCGTGCCACGGCTCGAACCGGCTGTACCAGTACATCTACTCCCTCGGGATCCACCCCTTCACCAGCCCTCACGATGTGCGCGAGCAGCTCACCGGTAACTTCTGGCTGTTCCCGGTGCGCGGCGCGTGTCCCACCCGGATCCGCCCGAAGGACGAGTGCGAGCTGCTGGGTGGAAACCCGGTCCTGGTGGAAGCGATCGGGTACGACCACCTTCAGATCGCGACCCTGCCCGGCCACTCTCTGGGTGATGGCCTGCACATCCGGTTCACCTTCACCCGTGGTCTCGGCTTCCAGTACCTGATCGTGACTGCCTGGCAGAACAAGCCGACCGCCTGCACCGAGAAGACAGCGTGCAATGTGGCAAGTCGTGTGGGCGCCTGGGCGCTGTGGCGAGTCCTCGCCGAGACGCTGGCGGTATCGGCCTACCTCGCCTGACGCAGCCGAACGGCCGGCCCAGGCTGCGCTCGGACAATCGCGCGCCCTACGCCCTTGCGTCTCAGCCGAGGTGCTTGGCGATCTCCCAGCTCGCCGCCAGTTCCACATCGCCGTTGATCCGTACGTCGACCAGGACCGGACCGTTCTCGACGGCCAGTGCTCTGTCGATCTCGCCGAGGTCGTCGGGCTTGCGTACGGTGAAGCCCTTCGCACCGAAGCCTGCCGCGAGTTTCGCGAAGTCGGGCTCCGGCATGTCGGCGTAGGACGCATTCAGATTCTTGTGGACCAGATCGTGCTTCTCCTGGCCCACCGCGTTGTCGTTGAAGACAATCACCGTGAGCGGCAGTTCGTGGCGGACGGCCGTATGGAAATCGGCGACGTTCATCATGAACGAGGCGTCCCCGGTCGTGTGCGTGACGCGCTGTCCGGGGCGTGCGAAGCAGGCACCGATGGCGAGGGCCAGACCCTGGCCGACGGCGCCGAAGTCCCAGCCGACCGCCCAGTTCTCCGCGCGCGGGACAGTGAGGATCTTCACGCAGACCATGGCCGCGTGACCGCCGTCGAGCACCAGGATGCGGTCGTCCTTCGGCAGTGCGCCCTCCAGGTGACATACCGCCCTGCGTGGATCCGTGGCGTCGCCGTCGTCGTACTGAAGGGTCTCCGGCTTCCGGTCGTCCTGGAGCTTCTGCACGAGCCCGGGGTCGGGCCGGCGTACGTCCACCGTCCCGGCGAGCCGCTCCGCGAGGGCCGCCACGGCCGTTCCGGCGTCGGCCGTCATGCCGACGGCCACACGGGCGAACCAGCCGAATGCCTCCGGCCGGTCGTCGATCTGGATGATCTTCTTACCGTTCGCCAGAATCGCTCCGAAGTCGGTCGTCCATTCGTTGAGGCTGGCGCCGACAACCACCATCACATCGCTCTCGGCGAGTGTTTCCACCGTCAGACGGGAACCCAGTCCGCCGCTGATTCCCATGTACAGCGGATAGTTCGCGCAGAATCCGGCGGCCAGAATGGATACGCCGACCGGTGCGCCAAGATGCTCGGCCAGTCTGCGCACCTCGGCCTCCGCTCCGGAGTTACGCGCCCCGAGTCCGCAGAGAATCGTCGGCCGCCGGGCTGACGCGAGCAACCTGACCGCTTCCTCGACGTCCTGCGTACGCGGCGGCTGGAGGGTCTTGGGCGCGTACATGGGCCGGTACGTCCAGTCGGGATCCGGAAGCTCCGTCTGCTGGACGTCCTGGGGCAGATTCAGAATGAAGGGACCTCTCCGCACCTTGATCTGACGGAATGCCTCCCCGAGGCAGTAGTCCACGTTGTGCACCGACTCCAGTCGGACGGTGGCCTCGGTGGTGAGTCTGGCGAGTGCCTGCTGGTCCACCATTCCCTGCGGGTTGTACGGGTCGCGGAGGGAGGCGTGTCCGGCGATCAGCATCAGGGGTGTGCGGTGGAGCCGTGCGGCCACCAGCGAGGTCGTGGCATTGGTGTAGCCAGGGCCTTGGGTGACCGACGCGAGACCGGGCTTGCCACTGAACCGGGCGTAGCCGTCGGCCATGCCGACAGCGCTGGATTCATGGTGGGCGTGGACGAATCTCGCGCCGTGCCGTTCGCCCAGGTCCACGATGATGTCCTGGTTCGCGTCGCCCATCACGGCGAACATGTGGTCGAGACCTTCGGCGGCGATCGCGTCGGTGACAGCTTGGAATGCCTTCATCGGAGTCTTCCTTCGGGTTCGCCGGTCTTGAACCGACAGGCGCCGATGTTTTCGACGGAATGCGACCTGGCCGTCCTCCGCAGGCGCTTCATGGTGCGGCCGAATGGGTTGCCCAGCCATCGCAGGAGAGCCAGAGCGTAATGCACCGTCAGGCCGTGGATCTTGTCGACAGGGCGCGGTGAGTACCGCGATGACGACGCGGGCACCGATTCGGCGTAACTCCGGTGAGGTACGACCTCTCACGGCACGCGAGTGCCGGCGACCGGCCACGGGACCAGGTCATGGTGGTTGCGAGTCAGTGCTGGTGGTCGTGGTCGTAACCGATGGGGCGCTGGGCCAGTGTCCGGGCGCGGGTGGTGACCTCGACGGCCGACACGGCGCCGCCGTCGAGCACGTCTTCGAGTGCGCCCAGCCAGTGCTGGTAGTAGCTCCAGTGCGCGTGCTCGGTCGGTGCCGATTCCCAGTGTGCGATCCGGGCGATCAGCGCCGCCTGGAACTGCGGCCAGGTGAACACACCTGCCTCGCACAGGGTGACGGCCATACCGAAGGCACGGCTCTCCCACGGCTCGGCGAACACGAGCTCGCCGTTGGAACGCGGCGGCGCGGCCGGTCCCTCGATGTCCAGCGGGGCGGTCACGGCGCCTCGATCCTGGCGACGCCGACCATCGCGTCGCGGGTGATCAGCGGCACGAGCTGTTCCTCGGACATGCCCTCGGTGCCGGCCGGGCGCTCGGGCAGTACCAGCCAGCGCACCTCGCTGCTGGAGTCGTGGACGGTGATCCGCACGTCGTCGGCGAGTTCGAGCCCCATCTCGGAAAGCACTTTGCGCGGCTCCTTGACCACTCGCGAGCGGTAGGCCGGGTCCTTGTACCAGCTCGGCGGCAGGCCGAGCAGCCGCCACGGGTAGCACGAGCACAGCGTGCAGACCACCACGTTGTGGCTGGTCGCGGTGTTCTCGACGACAACGACGTGCTCGGTCTGCGCCCCGATGAAGCCCCACTCCTTGATGGCGGCGGTGCCGTCGTCGAGCAG from Streptomyces sp. NBC_01707 includes the following:
- a CDS encoding nitrile hydratase accessory protein, whose product is MTAPLDIEGPAAPPRSNGELVFAEPWESRAFGMAVTLCEAGVFTWPQFQAALIARIAHWESAPTEHAHWSYYQHWLGALEDVLDGGAVSAVEVTTRARTLAQRPIGYDHDHQH
- a CDS encoding thiamine pyrophosphate-binding protein, which gives rise to MKAFQAVTDAIAAEGLDHMFAVMGDANQDIIVDLGERHGARFVHAHHESSAVGMADGYARFSGKPGLASVTQGPGYTNATTSLVAARLHRTPLMLIAGHASLRDPYNPQGMVDQQALARLTTEATVRLESVHNVDYCLGEAFRQIKVRRGPFILNLPQDVQQTELPDPDWTYRPMYAPKTLQPPRTQDVEEAVRLLASARRPTILCGLGARNSGAEAEVRRLAEHLGAPVGVSILAAGFCANYPLYMGISGGLGSRLTVETLAESDVMVVVGASLNEWTTDFGAILANGKKIIQIDDRPEAFGWFARVAVGMTADAGTAVAALAERLAGTVDVRRPDPGLVQKLQDDRKPETLQYDDGDATDPRRAVCHLEGALPKDDRILVLDGGHAAMVCVKILTVPRAENWAVGWDFGAVGQGLALAIGACFARPGQRVTHTTGDASFMMNVADFHTAVRHELPLTVIVFNDNAVGQEKHDLVHKNLNASYADMPEPDFAKLAAGFGAKGFTVRKPDDLGEIDRALAVENGPVLVDVRINGDVELAASWEIAKHLG
- the nthA gene encoding nitrile hydratase subunit alpha, translated to MTAGESAERIPAPLRTEALEQLLTERGLVDPTTLDAMITEYETNVGPLNGAKVVAKAWTDPEYRRRLLDDGTAAIKEWGFIGAQTEHVVVVENTATSHNVVVCTLCSCYPWRLLGLPPSWYKDPAYRSRVVKEPRKVLSEMGLELADDVRITVHDSSSEVRWLVLPERPAGTEGMSEEQLVPLITRDAMVGVARIEAP
- a CDS encoding glycoside hydrolase domain-containing protein, producing the protein MADEMVRLAQRFVNTTYNNGATLGISKLDENGVTGWPTMYALTRALQYEMGITALSDSFGPTTLSTIGAKYGKLDETTIPSANFCRIIQSALYCKGYDGGEIDGTYNSRVQAAVEKLNQNMGLGVTYPGSSLWPKVVKGLFNMDAYVTVNNGSDAIRSIQQWLNGRYILRKDFYVIPCDGHHSRDVAKSMLFAIQYELGMADGTANGVFGPGTQSGLKSHTVSLGTTGTWAQLFTAAMILNKRSVSFGDFTADVKSGVESFQSFIKLSVTGQGDFQTWASLLVSYGDQSRKGTACDGVTMVTPPRAQALKDAGYKYIGRYLFNPSSTSLPEKQIQPGELATIKEYGLRCFPIFQTWSRSADYFSYNQGTNDAFRAIEWAQYHGFKAGTIIYFAVDYDAMDGEVTDYVIPHFRGVMRTVGENSSYGVGVYGPRNVCQRVADAGYAAASFVSDMSSGFSGNLGYPMPTNWAFDQIATVTVGSGSGAIEIDNNIASGRDTGQGDFDPGSYTDGLDVDLDKATYQDMMLTDVQNYLTSIGVPETGGDGWTDSDWATLGGISTTKAFELVLSADWLFTSLARQLKLRKALIQAPVLWELRKLNPLDFVADEAVEHGLKDDSSTGWGQIFAWVTIEARNYCMQQGIINGTPLTDSDVRAVWDDLQDPTYNIRSVAYLTLYNSHQLGIARPSLTTSLADTQALLARYNGTGDDAEQYGRELVGLYNVLENYNQLSRNQ